One Chiloscyllium plagiosum isolate BGI_BamShark_2017 chromosome 34, ASM401019v2, whole genome shotgun sequence genomic window carries:
- the LOC122540120 gene encoding coiled-coil domain-containing protein 27-like, giving the protein MIHEKEKCVLMLEEKVKKLSHFEAESLRKDDIIKSLQAEITDLNQQLKKASDINTIKSQAETIIALQEKIETFKEMEAENKRKDSIINKLRDEIWQQGLQISHLRFDSSIHFSDSALEDTFRSMTIDHELTTRPEISKAVVEKLSEEMLAQEEDEAGDDSIKIVVNQMEDEVGEEEMMDLGAMAHTPEFLDYDEPSEVEVEDEKQEELERLNNRNEKLRVKLREVKVHYNMARGAIISINRKWSWAEAELRKKDAEMERVQKELKDRCNQLLDMSNKFSNLRERNNHTKIMTDLQKENISLRELVAELQSGQTVNNEEIVKLKTEINKLQLHITAEDVRKRHLQAEFDKATSQGEVMQRELQDLQIALKFTGTRLERFISKIVQAVYTAPGIVQPTTQITDEDTLEMFQVWSFIKCSPISSGSCFWYLQCFTQDAP; this is encoded by the exons TTTTGAGGCTGAATCTTTAAGGAAGGATGATATAATTAAAAGCCTGCAAGCTGAAATTACTGATTTAAACCAGCAACTGAAAAAAGCCAGTGACATTAATACTATAAAGTCACAG GCAGAGACAATCATTGCACTGCAAGAGAAGATAGAAACATTCAAAGAGATGGAAgctgaaaataaaaggaaggaCAGTATTATTAATAAACTGAGGGATGAGATATGGCAACAAGGATTGCAGATCAGCCATTTGAGATTTGACAGCTCTATTCACTTCTCTGACAGTGCCCTGGAGGATACTTTTCGAAGCATGACTATAGATCATGAATTGACAACTAGACCTGAG ATTTCAAAGGCAGTGGTGGAGAAACTGAGTGAGGAGATGCTCGCACAAGAGGAAGATGAAGCGGGGGATGACAGCATAAAAATAGTCGTAAATCAAATGGAAGATGAAGTGGGAGAAGAGGAAATGATGGACCTGGGTGCAATGGCTCATACACCAGAATTTCTTGATTATGATGAACCTAGTGAGGTTGAAGTAGAAGATGAGAAACAAGAAGAGCTGGAAAGATTGAataacagaaatgaaaagctcAGGGTGAAACTGAGAGAAGTTAAAGTGCACTATAACATGGCAAGGG GTGCAATAATCTCAATAAACCGGAAATGGTCATGGGCTGAGGCTGAGCTGAGAAAGAAAGACGCTgaaatggagagagtgcagaaggagCTGAAGGACAGATGTAATCAGCTGCTTGACATGTCTAACAAG TTTTCCAATTTGAGAGAAAGGAACAATCACACCAAAATTATGACAGATCTTCAAAAAGAGAACATCAGCTTACGCGAG CTTGTTGCTGAGCTACAGTCGGGGCAGACGGTAAATAATGAAGAGATCGTAAAGCTGAAGACTGAGATCAATAAGCTGCAGCTTCACATTACCGCTGAAGATGTGAGGAAGAGGCATCTTCAGGCTGAGTTTGACAAGGCCACTTCCCAGGGTGAAGTAATGCAGCGTGAACTGCAGGATTTACAAATTGCACTGAAATTCACTGGGACCAGG CTTGAACGATTTATCAGCAAGATAGTACAAGCTGTCTACACCGCCCCAGGAATTGTCCAACCCACAACGCAAATTACTGACGAGGATACTCTTGAGATGTTCCAGGTATGGAGTTTCATTAAATGCTCCCCCATTTCATCTGGTTCCTGTTTTTGGTACCTGCAGTGTTTCACACAAGATGCACCATGA